A genomic region of Mesorhizobium sp. NZP2077 contains the following coding sequences:
- a CDS encoding invasion associated locus B family protein — MRKYAYLVAVLGVACIVGLPAVAAQTKGDKVAATPAPAADAPQLPGGASALSETHGDWTVNCQISGTNKVCSLSHQQFNKQSNQRLLAIELSSKTGDDATGTLALPFGLALAKGVTLTIDDQKLDGSLAFNTCQVVGCLVPVAFDANVTPLLKNGTTLKIDAFAADTGQAVSFSIPLNGFGGALARTAELLSN; from the coding sequence ATGAGGAAATACGCGTATTTGGTTGCGGTGCTGGGTGTGGCCTGCATTGTCGGGCTGCCGGCCGTGGCCGCGCAGACCAAGGGCGACAAGGTGGCGGCGACGCCCGCGCCCGCCGCTGACGCGCCGCAACTGCCCGGCGGGGCATCGGCCTTGTCCGAAACCCATGGCGACTGGACGGTCAATTGCCAGATATCGGGCACGAACAAGGTCTGCAGCCTGTCGCACCAGCAGTTCAACAAGCAAAGCAACCAGCGGCTGCTGGCGATCGAGCTGTCGAGCAAGACCGGTGACGATGCGACGGGGACCCTTGCCCTGCCGTTTGGACTGGCTCTCGCCAAGGGCGTTACGCTCACCATCGACGACCAGAAGCTGGACGGCAGCCTGGCGTTCAACACCTGCCAGGTGGTCGGCTGCCTGGTGCCGGTGGCGTTCGATGCCAATGTCACACCTCTGCTCAAGAACGGCACGACGCTGAAAATCGACGCCTTTGCCGCCGACACGGGGCAAGCGGTGAGCTTTTCCATTCCGCTCAACGGTTTTGGCGGGGCGCTTGCCCGCACGGCGGAGCTTTTGTCCAACTGA
- the coaBC gene encoding bifunctional phosphopantothenoylcysteine decarboxylase/phosphopantothenate--cysteine ligase CoaBC produces the protein MASITIRNLDDEVKEMLRRLAAENNRSMEEQARVMIRAAVDGQIGPGRIDQIEKTLRELTIAQGTAAPVAAPAGRILPRGSVSGKRILLIIGGGIAAYKALDLIRRLRERGAAVRVVMTSAAQEFVTTLSVGALSADHVFTELFDRNDEHDVGHIRLSREADLLVVAPATADLMAKLANGHANDLASTVLLATDKPVLMAPAMNPRMWAHPATRRNRATLGKDGIAFMGPAKGEMAESNEAGEGRMAEPLEIVAAIEVLLDAGLKPLTGRKIIVTSGPTHEPIDPVRYIANRSSGKQGHAIAAALARLGADVRLVSGPVSIADPAGVKTIHVERAQEMHDAVEQLLPADAAVFVAAVADWRSENSAGEKIKKVAGEGPPVLRMVENPDILAGVGHHSQRPGLVIGFAAETQDLLRNAEAKLRKKGADFIVANDVSHESGIGPSGVMGGDRNRVRIVSKTGVEEWPEMSKDEVATRLAALIAERLKTIAV, from the coding sequence ATGGCCAGCATCACCATTCGCAACCTTGACGATGAGGTCAAGGAGATGCTGCGCCGGTTGGCGGCGGAGAACAACCGCTCGATGGAAGAACAGGCGCGGGTGATGATCCGGGCCGCAGTCGACGGTCAGATCGGACCCGGCCGTATCGACCAGATCGAAAAGACCCTGCGCGAGTTGACCATTGCGCAGGGTACAGCGGCTCCTGTTGCGGCCCCTGCGGGCAGGATCCTTCCGCGCGGCAGCGTCTCTGGCAAGCGCATCCTGCTCATCATCGGCGGCGGCATCGCCGCCTACAAGGCGCTCGACCTGATCCGCCGGCTGCGCGAGCGCGGCGCGGCAGTGCGCGTGGTGATGACGTCAGCGGCACAGGAATTCGTCACCACGCTGTCTGTCGGCGCGCTCTCGGCCGACCATGTCTTCACCGAATTGTTCGACCGCAATGACGAGCATGATGTCGGCCACATCAGGCTGTCGCGCGAGGCCGACCTTCTGGTGGTCGCGCCCGCTACCGCCGATCTGATGGCCAAGCTCGCCAACGGCCATGCCAACGATCTCGCCTCGACCGTGCTGCTGGCCACCGATAAGCCGGTGCTGATGGCGCCGGCGATGAACCCCAGAATGTGGGCGCATCCGGCCACCCGCCGCAATCGCGCGACATTGGGCAAGGACGGCATCGCCTTCATGGGTCCGGCCAAGGGCGAGATGGCCGAGAGCAATGAGGCCGGCGAAGGCCGCATGGCCGAGCCGCTGGAGATCGTCGCCGCTATCGAAGTGCTGCTCGATGCCGGCCTCAAACCGCTCACGGGGCGCAAGATCATCGTCACCTCCGGCCCGACACACGAGCCGATCGACCCGGTGCGCTACATCGCCAACCGCTCCTCCGGCAAGCAGGGCCACGCCATCGCCGCGGCGTTGGCCAGGCTCGGCGCCGATGTGCGCCTCGTCTCGGGTCCCGTAAGCATTGCCGACCCGGCCGGTGTGAAGACCATCCATGTCGAACGTGCGCAGGAAATGCACGATGCGGTGGAACAGCTTCTGCCAGCGGACGCCGCGGTGTTCGTCGCCGCCGTCGCCGACTGGCGCAGCGAGAATTCGGCCGGTGAGAAGATCAAGAAGGTGGCGGGTGAAGGCCCGCCGGTGCTGCGCATGGTCGAGAACCCCGACATCCTTGCCGGCGTCGGCCATCACAGCCAACGGCCCGGCCTGGTCATCGGTTTCGCCGCCGAGACGCAGGATCTTTTGCGCAACGCCGAGGCCAAGCTCAGGAAGAAAGGTGCCGATTTCATCGTCGCAAACGATGTCTCGCATGAAAGCGGCATCGGCCCTTCAGGCGTGATGGGCGGCGATCGCAACCGGGTGCGGATCGTGTCGAAGACCGGCGTCGAGGAATGGCCCGAAATGAGCAAGGACGAGGTGGCGACGCGGCTCGCCGCCCTCATTGCCGAGCGGTTGAAGACGATCGCTGTTTGA